The following coding sequences lie in one Lytechinus pictus isolate F3 Inbred unplaced genomic scaffold, Lp3.0 scaffold_20, whole genome shotgun sequence genomic window:
- the LOC129268443 gene encoding uncharacterized protein LOC129268443, which produces MTSSNARDQESADFSPSAIGPRASSVPETPAAMLHHGSKHPASTSTSKSLTSHEPKSSVSGKKIDKRSVKKPEKDKKKQSNVKDGNNGSPASVSTSNKEQSSHSRDENKNLADVDSRLTKLESMLNRVIGALPLPPEEDYDQHYAEHAHNEDSADDHDDINPYQSCQRLYTQPVDVDYDDITCTSQEESTLPKMIPTFAAKFAAQSDEGPPLEEEIASSTMFMMNNKLEEKVLEETGIKYLPPSNCPYLDVPKVNPVILENLSPSTRSRDLKLARVQKSLTRGLTAFTRSISSGNLSPSQQDALALLSNANYEMNALRKEQIKPDMNAAYSHLCKPTIPVTKFLFGDDLGKRVKDMTEEQKATGRVVKTSEPGRGRYRAHANYHPYRAGDYSHQGYRAAGWSTPNYRPQSGASYRPFLDRKAPIRGRRQSQAPMVKKPPASLGRYRENPQRK; this is translated from the coding sequence ATGACTTCGAGCAACGCTCGTGATCAGGAGTCGGCGGATTTTAGTCCGTCTGCGATCGGACCGAGAGCCTCCTCGGTCCCCGAAACTCCGGCGGCGATGCTCCACCATGGGTCTAAGCACCCCGCGAGCACATCCACCTCCAAAAGCCTCACAAGTCATGAGCCCAAGAGCTCCGTGAGCGGGAAGAAGATCGATAAACGATCTGTTAAGAAACCAGAGAAAGATAAGAAGAAGCAAAGCAATGTTAAAGACGGCAATAACGGATCTCCAGCTTCAGTTTCAACTTCAAATAAGGAGCAGTCGTCCCACTCAcgggatgaaaataaaaacttggcTGATGTTGACAGTCGTTTAACAAAACTGGAATCCATGCTTAACCGTGTCATTGGTGCTCTCCCTTTGCCACCGGAGGAAGATTATGACCAACATTACGCTGAACATGCTCATAATGAGGACTCAgctgatgatcatgatgacattAATCCGTACCAATCATGCCAAAGGCTGTACACGCAACCAGTTGATGTTGATTACGATGACATCACATGTACTTCCCAAGAGGAATCCACATTGCCGAAAATGATTCCCACATTCGCAGCTAAGTTTGCTGCCCAATCTGATGAGGGGCCTCCTCTTGAAGAAGAAATAGCTAGCTCAACAATGTTCATGATGAACAATAAATTGGAGGAGAAAGTCCTCGAAGAGACTGGAATAAAATATTTGCCACCAAGCAACTGCCCCTACTTGGACGTACCTAAAGTGAACCCTGTAATCTTGGAGAATCTGTCTCCTTCAACAAGAAGCAGAGACCTCAAGCTAGCTAGGGTACAGAAGTCCCTCACTAGGGGCTTGACCGCCTTCACTCGCTCAATCTCGTCGGGCAACCTTTCTCCATCTCAACAAGATGCATTGGCCTTGCTGTCTAATgcaaattatgaaatgaatgcTCTACGCAAGGAACAAATAAAGCCTGACATGAATGCGGCATATAGCCACCTATGCAAACCAACTATTCCGGTCACAAAGTTCCTTTTTGGGGACGATTTGGGAAAGCGAGTTAAGGACATGACCGAAGAGCAGAAAGCTACTGGACGAGTTGTAAAAACTTCAGAACCAGGCCGTGGCCGTTATCGAGCTCACGCCAATTACCACCCTTACAGAGCTGGAGATTACTCCCACCAAGGTTACAGAGCTGCAGGGTGGTCTACTCCTAACTATCGACCGCAATCAGGTGCTTCTTACAGGCCTTTTTTAGACAGAAAGGCCCCTATCAGGGGCCGCAGACAGTCACAAGCCCCCATGGTGAAAAAACCACCAGCATCTCTGGGCAGATATCGAGAGAATCCCCAGCGGAAGTAG